A DNA window from Helianthus annuus cultivar XRQ/B chromosome 15, HanXRQr2.0-SUNRISE, whole genome shotgun sequence contains the following coding sequences:
- the LOC110914093 gene encoding LOB domain-containing protein 24, giving the protein MTSTRCAVCKYFRRRCPPDCIFAPHFLNHNLQRFTCVHKIYGASNIGKLLQDTPVLLRADAVDSLYYEAKCRIRDPVYGCAGIIWSLHQQIQIAQRELAQVQAEIAFLDANVGVADPTPSSVEPLVQENGVEYGLDKPYDYWFY; this is encoded by the exons ATGACTTCCACTCGTTGTGCGGTTTGCAAGTATTTTAGACGAAGATGTCCTCCGGATTGCATTTTCGCACCACATTTTCTTAATCATAATCTGCAAAGATTCACTTGCGTTCATAAAATCTATGGTGCGAGCAACATTGGCAAGTTACTTCAG GACACGCCAGTGCTTCTACGAGCAGACGCAGTAGACTCGTTGTACTACGAGGCGAAATGTAGAATACGAGATCCCGTGTATGGGTGTGCTGGAATAATTTGGTCTTTACATCAACAAATTCAAATAGCACAAAGAGAACTAGCACAAGTTCAAGCGGAGATTGCTTTCCTTGATGCTAATGTTGGAGTAGCGGACCCAACACCAAGCTCGGTTGAGCCATTGGTTCAAGAAAATGGTGTCGAATATGGTCTAGACAAACCTTATGATTATTGGTTTTACTAG